The proteins below are encoded in one region of Microbispora sp. NBC_01189:
- a CDS encoding roadblock/LC7 domain-containing protein: MTQKTGASADLAWLLDDLVVRVREVEHGIVLSTDGLLLATSQGLRLEDAEHLSAVASGLQSLARGVGERFKGGPVRQTIVEMKSAFLMVTVAGQGACLAVLCTGDADVGLVAYEMAMLVARVGQYLTSPARTTIDRATGREVRL; the protein is encoded by the coding sequence GTGACGCAGAAGACCGGGGCGTCCGCGGACCTCGCGTGGCTGCTCGACGACCTCGTCGTGCGGGTCCGCGAGGTCGAGCACGGCATCGTGTTGTCCACGGACGGTCTGCTGCTGGCGACCTCCCAGGGCCTGCGCCTGGAGGACGCCGAACATCTGTCCGCCGTCGCGTCCGGGCTGCAGAGCCTCGCCCGCGGCGTCGGTGAGCGCTTCAAGGGCGGGCCCGTACGGCAGACCATCGTGGAGATGAAGTCCGCCTTCCTGATGGTGACGGTGGCGGGGCAGGGCGCCTGCCTGGCCGTGCTCTGCACGGGCGACGCCGACGTGGGCCTGGTGGCGTACGAGATGGCGATGCTCGTCGCGCGGGTCGGGCAGTACCTGACCTCGCCCGCGCGGACCACGATCGACCGGGCCACGGGCAGGGAGGTCCGCCTGTGA
- a CDS encoding nitrate- and nitrite sensing domain-containing protein gives MSLAALWIFAAWVTVRDGLNLAWVTVYNSNVAQPSETLLLELQKERRLSVSRVVNPALVPSAELAAQRSRTDAAAAEFRRLTRTDVMRFAATDGLQRRIDRTSRQLDQLNSARNVVDARQVDRNRVAGAYNDSIDALFQTYYALATLDDDEIAKDTRTLISLNWARELISREDALLTGIIGAGRFGQAEVAQFIQLVGAERNVMDLAQADLEEPLPDVRRRLKNSAALVRLHDLEDMVAEQGRPGLRVPVSGEQWQSTTSAALAQLHDVVSGAGTTMIDRAAPVAAGVIIRLVLAGVLGLVAVIASVILSITTARALVRQLEKLREAALELANERLPGVVARLAQGEKVDVHAEVPPLNFGPDVIGQVGAAFNTVQETAIRTAVEEAQLRQSIRDILLSLARRTQSLVHRQLTLLDVMERRESDPAELKDLFRIDHLATRMRRNAENLIVLSGASPARAWRRSVPMVDVVRGALAEVEDYTRVTVLPMGQTALNGRAVGDVIHLLAELIENAVSFSPPYTMVQVGGQVVASGYALEIEDRGLGMSPDDLESANQRIADPPEFNLSSTARLGLYVVSRLAERHGIRVSLKASPYGGTTAVVLLPRELVMENGDEQPEQETRPRLDRRERGAREIALVGAPDADPLPVQEVVPVPRAAETPRPEPAAGPEPPAASFTPSGLPFRVPQASLAPALAEEPTGGTEPEDEEDRSPEDIRKIMGSFQSGTRRGRSEAAKLLGEGEDNL, from the coding sequence GTGTCGCTCGCGGCCCTGTGGATCTTCGCCGCGTGGGTGACCGTGCGGGACGGTCTCAACCTCGCGTGGGTGACGGTCTACAACAGCAACGTCGCCCAGCCGAGCGAGACCCTGCTGCTGGAGTTGCAGAAGGAGCGGCGCCTGTCGGTCTCCCGCGTGGTGAACCCGGCGCTGGTCCCGTCCGCCGAACTCGCCGCCCAGCGCAGCCGTACGGACGCCGCCGCCGCCGAGTTCCGCAGGCTCACGCGCACCGACGTCATGCGGTTCGCGGCGACCGACGGGCTCCAGAGACGGATCGACCGCACGTCCCGGCAGCTCGACCAGCTCAATTCGGCGCGGAACGTCGTGGACGCGCGTCAGGTGGACCGGAACAGGGTCGCCGGCGCCTACAACGACTCCATCGACGCCCTCTTTCAGACCTACTACGCGCTCGCCACTCTCGACGATGACGAAATCGCGAAAGACACGCGGACACTTATCAGCCTGAACTGGGCACGAGAGCTTATATCGCGGGAAGACGCGCTACTGACGGGCATCATCGGGGCGGGCAGGTTCGGCCAGGCGGAGGTCGCCCAGTTCATCCAGCTCGTCGGCGCCGAACGCAACGTGATGGACCTGGCGCAGGCCGACCTGGAGGAGCCGCTTCCCGACGTCCGCCGGCGGCTGAAGAACAGCGCCGCACTCGTCCGGCTCCACGACCTCGAGGACATGGTCGCGGAGCAGGGCAGGCCCGGCCTGCGCGTGCCCGTCAGCGGGGAGCAGTGGCAGTCCACGACGTCGGCCGCCCTGGCCCAGCTGCACGACGTGGTCAGCGGCGCGGGCACGACGATGATCGACCGGGCGGCCCCCGTCGCCGCCGGCGTCATTATCCGGCTGGTGCTGGCCGGCGTGCTCGGCCTGGTGGCGGTCATCGCGTCGGTCATCCTGTCGATCACGACGGCCAGGGCACTGGTCCGCCAGCTGGAGAAGCTGCGGGAGGCCGCGCTCGAACTGGCCAACGAACGGCTGCCCGGAGTGGTCGCCCGCCTCGCGCAGGGTGAGAAGGTCGACGTCCACGCGGAGGTGCCGCCGCTGAACTTCGGCCCGGACGTCATCGGCCAGGTGGGCGCGGCGTTCAACACGGTGCAGGAGACCGCGATCCGCACCGCGGTCGAGGAGGCGCAGCTCCGGCAGAGCATCCGCGACATCCTGCTGAGCCTCGCCCGGCGCACGCAGTCGCTGGTCCACCGCCAGCTGACCCTGCTCGACGTCATGGAGCGGCGCGAATCGGACCCGGCGGAGCTGAAGGACCTGTTCCGCATCGACCACCTCGCCACCCGCATGCGGCGCAACGCCGAGAACCTCATCGTCCTGTCCGGGGCGTCCCCCGCCCGCGCCTGGCGGCGCTCGGTGCCCATGGTCGACGTCGTACGCGGCGCGCTGGCCGAGGTCGAGGACTACACCCGGGTCACCGTGCTGCCGATGGGGCAGACCGCGCTCAACGGGCGCGCGGTCGGCGACGTCATCCACCTGCTCGCGGAGCTGATCGAGAACGCGGTGTCGTTCTCCCCGCCGTACACGATGGTGCAGGTGGGCGGTCAGGTGGTGGCCAGCGGGTACGCCCTCGAGATCGAGGACCGGGGTCTCGGGATGAGCCCCGACGACCTGGAGTCGGCCAACCAGCGGATCGCCGATCCGCCCGAGTTCAACCTGTCGAGCACCGCTCGGCTCGGCCTCTACGTGGTCAGCCGTCTCGCCGAGCGGCACGGCATCAGGGTGTCGCTCAAGGCGTCGCCGTACGGCGGCACGACCGCGGTCGTCCTGCTGCCGCGCGAACTCGTCATGGAGAACGGCGACGAACAGCCCGAGCAGGAGACCCGTCCCCGTCTCGACCGACGGGAACGCGGGGCGCGCGAGATCGCGCTGGTGGGCGCGCCCGACGCGGACCCGCTACCAGTCCAGGAGGTGGTTCCCGTGCCGAGGGCAGCAGAGACGCCCAGGCCCGAGCCGGCCGCCGGGCCGGAGCCCCCGGCCGCGTCGTTCACCCCGTCCGGGCTGCCGTTCCGGGTGCCCCAGGCGAGCCTCGCTCCGGCGCTCGCCGAGGAGCCGACGGGCGGCACGGAGCCGGAGGACGAGGAGGACCGCTCGCCGGAGGACATTCGCAAGATCATGGGCTCGTTCCAGTCGGGGACCAGGCGCGGCAGATCCGAGGCCGCCAAGCTGCTAGGTGAAGGGGAGGACAACCTGTGA
- a CDS encoding prenyltransferase/squalene oxidase repeat-containing protein: MNVGGLTFPKAVDVPAAAAELVTDLMVRPWGTVSPSVYETGRLVSLAPWLVGHPERVRFLLNGQQSDGRWGGPEGYALVPTLSATEALLCAVSRGEPDGESLSRAAGRGLDWLLGWPPQGSAPLFPDMPAIELIVPALVGLVNAHLDTLGGEGVPHLGGRPRLRLPAGMNDRTLAYVRSRAGSGAELPQKLMHALEVVGPAAHGIPGVQPTSIGTVGASPAATAAWLNGRALPDSGTAARRHLEAVARRYGGPVPVGLPITVFERGWVLSWLARAGILFEVPPEMLADLRAAIQPVGTPAGAGLPPDADTTSVALYALALLGMPYEPDSLCAFRTDTHFCTWQGEEGASVSVNAHVLDAFGQYAAVRPEAAERYRPDMDAIGVWLCERQRPEGWWDDRWHASPYYATVSCALALDSFGGAGCASSVRRAVHWVLRTQRPDGSWGRWCGTREETAYAMQLLLLSRDNHREDGLVAEVAARGYDYLLRSDEADDPPLWHDKDLYLPVAVVEAAILAALHLAQSSRLVVDAHRQL, from the coding sequence GTGAACGTCGGCGGCCTGACCTTCCCCAAGGCGGTCGACGTCCCGGCCGCCGCCGCCGAACTGGTCACCGATCTCATGGTCCGGCCGTGGGGCACGGTCTCCCCCTCGGTGTACGAGACCGGGCGGCTGGTGAGCCTGGCGCCGTGGCTGGTGGGCCACCCGGAGCGGGTGCGGTTCCTGCTGAACGGGCAGCAGTCCGACGGCCGCTGGGGCGGGCCGGAGGGATACGCCCTCGTCCCCACGTTGAGCGCGACCGAGGCGCTTCTGTGCGCGGTGTCGCGGGGGGAGCCCGACGGGGAGTCACTCTCGCGGGCGGCCGGCCGAGGGCTGGACTGGCTGCTCGGCTGGCCGCCGCAGGGCAGTGCGCCGCTTTTTCCCGACATGCCGGCGATCGAACTGATCGTGCCCGCGCTGGTGGGTCTGGTCAACGCGCATCTGGACACGCTGGGCGGCGAAGGTGTGCCGCACCTCGGCGGGCGGCCGAGGCTGCGGCTGCCCGCGGGCATGAACGACCGCACGCTCGCCTATGTCAGGTCGAGGGCCGGTTCCGGCGCGGAACTGCCGCAGAAACTCATGCACGCGCTGGAGGTGGTCGGCCCTGCCGCCCACGGGATCCCGGGTGTCCAGCCCACGTCGATCGGCACCGTCGGCGCCTCCCCGGCCGCCACCGCGGCCTGGCTCAACGGCCGTGCCCTGCCGGACTCGGGCACCGCGGCCAGGCGGCACCTGGAGGCGGTCGCGCGACGGTACGGAGGGCCGGTTCCGGTGGGCCTCCCGATCACGGTTTTCGAGCGCGGGTGGGTGCTGAGCTGGCTCGCTCGTGCGGGGATCCTCTTCGAGGTGCCGCCGGAGATGCTGGCGGATCTGCGGGCCGCCATCCAGCCGGTCGGCACGCCCGCCGGCGCCGGGCTGCCTCCGGACGCCGACACCACGTCGGTCGCCCTGTACGCCCTCGCGCTCCTCGGCATGCCGTACGAGCCGGACAGCCTGTGCGCCTTCCGTACGGACACCCACTTCTGCACCTGGCAGGGGGAGGAGGGTGCGTCGGTCAGCGTGAACGCCCACGTCCTCGACGCTTTCGGGCAGTACGCGGCGGTGCGGCCGGAGGCCGCCGAGCGCTATCGGCCGGACATGGACGCGATCGGGGTCTGGCTCTGTGAACGCCAGCGGCCGGAGGGGTGGTGGGACGACCGCTGGCACGCCTCGCCCTACTACGCGACTGTCTCCTGCGCACTGGCGCTGGACTCCTTCGGGGGCGCCGGCTGCGCCTCCTCCGTGCGGCGCGCAGTGCACTGGGTGCTGCGAACCCAGCGGCCGGACGGCTCCTGGGGCCGCTGGTGCGGCACCCGGGAGGAGACGGCCTACGCGATGCAACTGCTCCTGCTGAGCCGCGACAACCACCGTGAGGACGGGCTCGTCGCGGAGGTGGCCGCCAGAGGGTATGACTACCTGCTCCGGTCGGACGAGGCCGACGACCCGCCCCTGTGGCACGACAAGGACCTCTACCTGCCGGTGGCGGTCGTCGAAGCGGCGATCCTCGCCGCCCTGCACCTCGCACAGTCCAGCCGACTTGTTGTCGATGCGCATCGTCAACTATGA
- a CDS encoding terpene synthase family protein, translating into MHKTKPTGDALRAARECGAAAAVSAGLQRDLRECQAAYPGLFPARPFDSTLFSAVAQANAFGAMWASTDRLRVASRTALWIFALDWLLDYVATSREEVDPLVRGCLDVADGALPPPDFPLGRFLAEIREELAAAPAFAGLEPVWREELRRTLSAMAREWDWKTAAREGTPLPTLDEYLANADNFGSSFVNVSHWIRGGDPAALGHFDELRAASGQVQRVLRLLNDLATYERDLAWGDLNALMLCSGREEIAGRVGVLVDGCGELLEPLRDVCPDEVVYLERQIGYSMGFYGITDYWGGL; encoded by the coding sequence ATGCACAAGACGAAGCCGACAGGAGACGCGCTCCGGGCGGCCAGGGAGTGCGGTGCCGCCGCCGCCGTGTCCGCCGGGCTCCAGCGGGATCTGCGCGAGTGCCAGGCGGCCTACCCCGGTCTCTTTCCCGCGCGGCCGTTCGACTCCACGCTGTTCAGCGCGGTCGCGCAGGCGAACGCGTTCGGCGCGATGTGGGCGAGCACGGACCGGTTGCGTGTCGCGAGCCGCACGGCGCTGTGGATCTTCGCGCTCGACTGGCTCCTCGACTACGTGGCGACGTCGCGGGAGGAGGTGGACCCCCTCGTCCGGGGCTGCCTGGACGTGGCGGACGGCGCTCTGCCGCCGCCGGACTTCCCCCTGGGCCGTTTTCTCGCCGAGATCCGGGAGGAGCTCGCCGCGGCACCCGCGTTCGCCGGCCTCGAGCCCGTCTGGAGGGAGGAACTGCGGCGGACGCTGTCGGCCATGGCGCGGGAGTGGGACTGGAAGACGGCCGCCCGTGAGGGGACGCCGCTGCCGACCCTGGACGAGTACCTCGCGAACGCGGACAACTTCGGCTCGTCCTTCGTCAACGTGTCCCACTGGATCCGGGGCGGAGACCCGGCCGCGCTCGGCCACTTCGACGAGCTCAGGGCCGCGAGCGGACAGGTACAGCGCGTCCTCCGCCTGCTCAACGACCTGGCCACCTACGAGCGGGACCTCGCCTGGGGCGATCTCAACGCGCTGATGCTCTGCTCGGGCCGGGAGGAGATCGCCGGACGCGTCGGCGTCCTGGTGGACGGGTGCGGCGAGCTCCTGGAGCCGCTGCGCGACGTCTGCCCGGACGAGGTGGTCTATCTGGAAAGGCAGATCGGGTACAGCATGGGCTTCTACGGGATCACCGACTACTGGGGCGGACTGTGA
- a CDS encoding cytochrome P450 — translation MPIEVDAKPIRQARTLPLRQVLPAVIRDPVHAVLEIGRRTGGDVVRVNLGPFRPYLITHPDHLQHVLRGNSANYLRDGVLWKPLHRLFGDGVMSDGPAWERSRKVLQPVFTAKNVEGLAGRMAEAVAEGIDELARPAESGLPIDVPATMARIVNRVVMRVFFGDKIDMADAARLAPAFDAVGTSVIFRYLLPFVPYRFPVPGDRAFRNAVRTIDDVVVPLVNRHMDSPGEGDDIVSVLCRAADAVGGRRSARWVRDNLVAMLATATETTAGALTWLWPLLQAHPEVAARLRQEIGLVVGDGPVGPAHLADLPYTKQVVQELLRLFPVGWLFPRMVVKSEPLGGVLLKKGETIVISPLITHRMEEFWERPEEFDPGRFSGRRSSSRHRYAYFPFGGGPHQCLGMHVFMLEAQLIIAGILSRYELLSCSPEVATPQMGASLRPRQRVEITLRPIPSD, via the coding sequence ATGCCGATCGAGGTTGACGCGAAACCGATCCGACAAGCGAGAACCCTTCCCCTCCGGCAGGTCCTTCCCGCCGTCATTCGCGATCCGGTTCACGCCGTCCTCGAGATCGGCCGGCGGACCGGTGGCGACGTCGTCAGGGTGAATCTGGGTCCCTTCCGGCCGTACCTGATCACACACCCGGATCACCTGCAGCACGTCCTGCGCGGCAACTCCGCCAACTACCTGCGTGACGGCGTCCTCTGGAAGCCACTGCACCGGCTGTTCGGCGACGGCGTCATGTCCGACGGGCCGGCATGGGAGCGCAGCCGCAAGGTTCTGCAGCCCGTGTTCACCGCAAAGAACGTCGAAGGGCTCGCCGGCCGCATGGCGGAGGCGGTCGCCGAGGGGATCGACGAGCTCGCCCGGCCCGCCGAGTCCGGCCTTCCGATCGACGTGCCCGCGACGATGGCGAGGATCGTCAACAGGGTCGTGATGCGGGTCTTCTTCGGCGACAAGATCGACATGGCGGACGCCGCGCGGCTCGCCCCGGCGTTCGACGCCGTCGGCACGTCCGTCATCTTCCGCTACCTGCTCCCTTTCGTCCCCTACCGTTTCCCGGTTCCGGGAGACCGCGCCTTCAGGAACGCCGTGCGGACGATCGACGACGTCGTGGTTCCGCTCGTGAACAGGCACATGGACAGTCCCGGAGAGGGCGACGACATCGTCTCGGTCCTGTGCCGGGCCGCGGATGCGGTGGGCGGCAGGCGGAGCGCCCGATGGGTGCGCGACAACCTGGTCGCCATGCTGGCCACCGCCACCGAGACCACAGCGGGCGCGCTCACCTGGCTGTGGCCCCTCCTGCAGGCGCATCCCGAGGTGGCCGCGAGACTGCGGCAGGAGATCGGCCTCGTCGTCGGGGACGGGCCCGTAGGGCCCGCCCATCTGGCGGACCTGCCCTACACGAAGCAGGTCGTGCAGGAACTGCTGCGGCTGTTCCCGGTGGGCTGGCTGTTCCCCCGGATGGTCGTGAAGTCGGAGCCCCTCGGCGGCGTGCTGCTCAAGAAGGGCGAGACGATCGTCATAAGCCCGTTGATCACCCACCGCATGGAGGAGTTCTGGGAGCGGCCGGAGGAGTTCGACCCCGGCCGCTTCTCCGGGCGCCGGTCATCGAGCCGGCACAGGTACGCGTACTTTCCGTTCGGCGGGGGTCCTCATCAGTGTCTCGGCATGCACGTCTTCATGCTGGAGGCCCAGCTGATCATCGCCGGCATCCTCAGCCGTTACGAACTGCTCTCCTGTAGCCCGGAGGTGGCCACGCCCCAGATGGGGGCCTCGCTGCGGCCACGCCAGCGGGTCGAGATCACCCTGCGCCCCATCCCCAGCGACTAA
- a CDS encoding cellulose binding domain-containing protein has translation MSKTSAVMAALLVVLGVLVTRPAQAAPVRIMALGDSITGSPGCWRALLWNRLQSNGFTNIDMVGTLPPQGCSVPYDGDNEGHGGALVTNVADQNQLPGWLSATRPDIVLMHFGTNDVWSNKPTATILAAYGTLVDQMRASNPNMRVLVAKIIPMNPGTCPECGQRVADLNNAIPGWAAAKTTAASPIQVVDQWTGFSTSADTYDGVHPNASGDQKMADRWYPALSALLGGAQPSPSASPSASPSRSPSPSPSASPSRSPSPSPSASPSRTPSTGPGGCSATYVVTNQWGGGFQGEITVKNTGTAPISGWTVTWTFANGQQVSQAWNGTLTQSGASVTAKNVGWNGSLTTGATTTLGFLASWNGANSVPSPSCTATP, from the coding sequence ATGTCGAAGACAAGTGCGGTGATGGCGGCCCTGCTCGTGGTGCTCGGGGTGCTCGTCACCCGGCCCGCGCAGGCGGCCCCGGTGCGGATCATGGCGCTGGGCGACTCGATCACCGGATCGCCCGGCTGCTGGCGGGCACTGCTGTGGAACAGGCTGCAGAGCAACGGCTTCACCAACATCGACATGGTGGGTACCCTGCCTCCGCAGGGCTGCTCGGTCCCCTACGACGGCGACAACGAGGGTCACGGCGGCGCGCTGGTCACCAACGTCGCCGACCAGAACCAGCTGCCCGGATGGCTCTCGGCGACCCGTCCCGACATCGTGCTGATGCACTTTGGCACCAACGACGTGTGGAGCAACAAGCCCACCGCGACCATCCTCGCGGCGTACGGCACGCTCGTGGACCAGATGCGGGCGAGCAACCCGAACATGAGGGTGCTGGTCGCGAAGATCATTCCGATGAACCCGGGCACTTGCCCCGAGTGCGGGCAGCGGGTGGCCGACCTGAACAACGCCATCCCCGGCTGGGCCGCCGCCAAGACCACCGCCGCGTCCCCGATCCAGGTGGTCGACCAGTGGACCGGCTTCAGCACGAGCGCGGACACCTACGACGGCGTCCACCCCAACGCGAGCGGCGACCAGAAGATGGCCGACCGGTGGTATCCGGCCCTGTCGGCACTGCTCGGCGGCGCCCAGCCGTCGCCGTCCGCATCGCCGTCCGCATCGCCGTCGCGGTCGCCTTCCCCGTCCCCGTCCGCGTCACCCTCCCGCTCGCCCTCGCCCTCGCCGTCCGCGTCGCCGTCGCGTACGCCGTCGACGGGCCCCGGAGGGTGCTCCGCCACCTACGTGGTCACCAACCAGTGGGGCGGCGGCTTCCAGGGCGAGATCACGGTGAAGAACACCGGCACGGCTCCCATCAGCGGCTGGACCGTGACCTGGACCTTCGCGAACGGCCAGCAGGTCTCCCAGGCGTGGAACGGCACGCTCACCCAGAGCGGGGCGAGCGTGACGGCGAAGAACGTGGGCTGGAACGGCTCCCTCACCACGGGCGCCACCACGACCCTTGGCTTCCTCGCCTCCTGGAACGGCGCCAACTCCGTCCCCTCCCCGAGCTGTACGGCCACCCCCTGA